The following is a genomic window from Tachyglossus aculeatus isolate mTacAcu1 chromosome 19, mTacAcu1.pri, whole genome shotgun sequence.
gacgagagactgtgagccccttgtgggacagtggTATCAAACGTGATAACCTTCCCTAGCATCTTGCaagtagtacgcgcttaataaatgccacaaggtCTCTGCgatctccccttcccagccagTTTCAGAACTAGAGAGCATGGAGACAAATTAGGGATCAAGGAGGGAACCCACAAGCTCTGCCCTCTAGTCAGAGGCGGGGGATATCCCTTTTAAAGTGCTTTTTAATGACCCTAGGTCATATGGTCAGTCAGGCCTGAGGgtcttctcctccagcccctcccacaAGGACCCTCTGACCTTTCAGTCCCTCAGGGCTGCTGAGTCAATATCCCGCCAAGAATTTCTGGCACAAACCCCCTAGGTTCCTTCAGAGCCAGCTGAGCcaggcagggaaaaaaaaaaaaaagaagaaaaaaatgcctGGCAGGAGGCAGGACTCAAATTTATCACCCTCCAATCGGAAAGCTGCTGAAGACTGCAGTTCTCAATAAACTGCAGCCTCTGCCTTTTCAACAGGAGCGAGTCGGGACCCATCGGCGATCCATCCTTCACCCGCGCAGACACCGAAGACAGCGGACACCAATCAATAGAAAAAAATAACTTCTTtttatttacaaaaaaaaaaaaaatccaaatattgGATGTTGTAAACAAAATTCACAATCTGTTCCCTCTAGCACTGATGCAAACATGTCAGTTTTTTAGAGTCTGTTTTCCATCAGCTCTTTTTCTGTCGGAGACAGTCTAGTCAGAATGCTCCCGAGGGGCAACCTAGGGTACACGGTCTGCTGCGACAGGTCGCCTCAGAGACGGCGGGCAGCAACGGGTGGATAGATCGCGAGGACCCGCAAGAACAGTCTCCTGCGTTACTGCGAGGGTCTGCAGGAGCCGAGCCAAGCTATCTTGAAATTTGCACTTTTTTTAACTGTTTACCTTGTTAGTAAGCCATTATTACAAACAGCAAAATGTTACACAGATATTCTTTAACAGTGAGCAGCGTCTGctaaaagaaaaccaaaacaaaaagagTATATTTAAAATAGGTGCTGGATAtgaaattacatttttttttgcctttgcAGTTTCATCTAACACTTCATCTTtgatgagaaaaaaaaattggtggcTGAAAGCTTTCAACATAATACGCTTCATGTTCAAAGTATTCCACGAGAGTCACTTAACAAGCTTTGCATTTAAAAGGACTTTATGCAACGGAGAGTTCGTTATGCAAACCAAAAGAGCGGTAGACACAGAATGTTCACAAATGTTTCCTTTTCCCGCGTTTTTGGAGATGAGAGCACTGCTGAAATTCTTGGCATCAGAGAGAACCAACACAAAAGTCCACCTGCAACCAAAGGTCTCCGAGAGTCCCCCATCCCATCTTAAAAATCAGCTAAAAATGATGGGGGCTGCTGGATTCTTTACTAATAAGCAAaaacttttcccctctccccccttttcttctccggAAGAAACTCTGCTCCTTTAGCAATTttcctccaatctgccttcctgGGTAAAAGTGAAGAAAGGGGCAGAAGATCAGAGCGCCAACTTTTGCTGGTCCAGACGAAGATAACAGCAGGCAAACCGAATGAGCAAACCAGCCATTAAAacttaaatttaaaaaaagtccCAAGTCTTCCCCCCAGCCAGAACCCCTGGtttgctgtctctctcttcctgacATCTAACCGGTCACAGATTAAAATCCAAGTCATTCAATTCACCGTATCTCCAGTTACATACACACCGAGGACCATAATACATacagaatagaaataaattgcatGCCAGAAACTTGAAAATGTCGAAAGTTGTCTCGAAGCACCGAGACTAGTGCCGTCAGACTAGGCAACTGAAATCTGAGCAAGCGGGAAAAGAACACTCAAACACAGCAGTAAATAAAGGATAAAATACTTCATTACAAAACCCTCATCCAAAAAAACCTTCTCCATACAAGCAAACAAAATGACATTGTCCTATTATCAGCATCCTGTGGTTGTGGCCCTGTTCGAGACCCCAGAACCCTTTGAAAATACTGGATGACTCACTGGCAAATAGTTGTGGGAAGAAAAGACATACCACATTACCAGCTGATCCTATTTCCCCTGCCTGCCCCTTAGTTTCCATTAGCAAATCCTCCAATTGGCTCTGTTTGCAGGCCTTCGGTTTTGACAAGTGTCTCAAGCCGGATCTGGTAGAATAATGGACCCTGGGAAACAGACTTTACCCCTGCACATTTAATTATCACCCACtcctcccccaaaacacacacacaaacacacaaacatacacacactctctcacagaccccaagaggaggaggaaaagggagaaatgaggaGAGCAAGGGGTGAAAGCAGCTCGGTGGTAAACACGGAGACAGACTGGCAGTGCAAAAGCTTTGACATATCCTGCAGAATTCATAGGGACGATGGGTGTTGCAAGTCCCAGTACAGATTTAAAAGGAGagaaagtaaaaacaaaaaaaccatacTCTTTAAGAACTTCCAACCCAAATAAAACTCTAAATTCCAACgctatcctctccttctcccttccactgGCCCTTTATCTCCCAAAAGCTGCTCTATTTAGATCCTCAGAGGAAGTGACATCGGCCATCTTTCTTTagagtttttcttcttttttttttttttttttaataaaggcaGCACACTTTACAGATTAGTTTTGCTTTGAACTGTGAAACGTTCGGAGAGCAGTGACTGGAGGAACGGGAGAAAGCAGGGCCCAGAAGAAATAGCTGTGCAGAATCTCTGCACAGTCAGATTTTTAGGCTCTCTGAGGATTGAGGAAACGAAAAGGAATTTTCTTAATGCACAGTCATTTCATTTAAATAAAGTACAGAATTAACATTTAAATGCAGTGTGACCAGGATGCTTCATAACTCGCATTAGTTCACAAATTTCACCTCGAATTCTAAAACAAGTTGTGCAAAAcaataaaggggggggggggggcaattcaCATTTGCTAAATTCTAGGATGACAGCAGTGGCCATGGAAATGGTGGGTCTGAAACACAGGACccatcctggaaaaaaaaaaaatccccgctTAAATATTAAGGAGTAGCCTTCAaaacaacagaaagagacaatacTCTTTTTGGCTCAGGGATTTCAATAGACTCCCTCCGCTTGACATCCCACTTAAATCATATGCCGGGGAGGACGGCAGTCACAAAATTGAGGGTTTCAAACTGTCAAAGTAGTTTGCCTGGGAGACACAGGAGAGAGATGAGCCAATTGAATGTCCGTTCGTTGGACGAATATCACAGCACACGAGTTAGTGAGCCATCTCTTCTGCTTCCCTTGGCTACTGCtcattcccttccttcttcccccaccctgctCACTGACTTTAATGTTTCAGGGGGTTGTAAATGCGTCACTGTACAGCGTCACCGTCTCAGAGCTGCCTGTTGCAGACAGGAAACTCCCGGTACTTTATTAAAAACATCTCCGACTCACTGCCGTGCACACATATACCACAGCCACACACAGCTAGGATACTGTCACATCGGCAATAATATTCACTTTATACAAGTATTTGCCAGGAAAAAAATAGGGCATTTCTTCCACCATTTATTCACAAGCTTACTTTTTTTCTTGTGTCCCTGATAAAAGAAAATATATGGTTAAACCACAAaatcatcccccacccccaccccacttcaaATTTCAGAAGGCAACAGGCACTTTGATTCTATTGTGTATACAAATATAACTTTCTCTGAATTTTTTTTGTGAAACTACATCTTCTCTACTTGGGTATTTTGTCAGTGAAATCTTTGGTCCTTGAGCATAACTTTCTTTGCTACAGCTGGTCTCTGCTTGCATGGGCcacatttttaaaatgtgaaacACGCACCCAACTGGAAATAATGGATTATGTCATCATAAAGTCGGCTGTTTTTATGATAACTGCACCAGGCTACTACTGTTCGTTTGGAGCCAGCAGTCTCTGTTCAAGTGTTTTCTTCGAGCGAGCGATAACTTCCTTTACCATCAGCCCCAGGCAGACTGTCCTCTGAGCTCCCACTACAGCCACCCGATTCTTACACTACTTCAGCTTATCTCTGCATTATGCCTCTACTTAGaaataaaaactaaaataaaatttGAAAAAAAGATAAACACACAAACCCACCCTTCTGAATATACCGAAGGAAATTAGGTAGtgacctccttcccccttcctccaggttcttctccctctttgcagGTCTCCCTCTAGAACGAGATTCCCAACTTTGTGCCAAAGCTACAGGAGCAGATTCTGCCATCCCATATTGTCACGGAGCACCGTTCGTCCCCCTGGTCTCCGAAGCCGGACGCTTAGAGCGCCGGGCCCCCAGGTGGGATCCGACCTCCTTTTCCGACCCGTCTGTCGCTCGTGCTCCCCTGCCCTCCTGGGGCGTCTCAGTCCTCgcctaccctttcccctccacccccttttccccccgcCAAGCCCCTCCGAGCTCGGGAGCCGGGGCGGACCATTGCACACCCCCGTCGACAAGTCTGGACGCTCCTccacgtctccccctccccaccaccccctccccggcccccgcgcCAGATGCTCCGGAGACGGGGCTAATTGCAGGGTAACCAAGTCGAGTAGGTATGCTGCTGGCACGTAAAGACCGGCTGAACCTGCGCGATGTAATAATTGCTAAAGTTGGCATCGGCTACGTACGGGGCCGGCTGGTAATAGCAGGTCACATTGGCGACATTGGGAATGATGTTCTGCTCGGCCAGCACCCGGATGGCCAGCATGGTGATGAGATTGAGCGTCTGTCTCCTCTCGTGTCCCATCAGGCACACTGTACTCTCGTTCACCACCCCGTGAAGGGTCATGAGATAGTCATACTTGCGGTCTTCCAATCCCACAAAGTGGTTCTGCAAGTAGGACTCCAGTTTCCGCTGCTGCTCGCCGATGTCTGAGAAGTCAATGAAAAACCTGGAACACATATACCTCTGAAGGGACTTGATCTCGGACTCGGAGGCCGCCCTGAAGCCCCTCACCAAAAGGTTGCAGTACTTGAGAAGCCCGCCGCCTCGGATCTCTTCCGGGTTTCTGGTGGCGATGACCTTGTTGCACAGGtgggcgaaggcctcttggaaatctCCGTAGACGCTCTCGCCGATGATGGTCGGGTGGAAGGTCTCGGTCATCGGGTTCTCCGAACACtcgtagaagaggaggagggagtccaGTTTGATCTGGAAAGAGTCCACGCTGAATTCGAACTGCCGGCGCAGGGAGTCCACGAATTTCAGTTCCACGTTTTTGCCGCTGTTGTTGGACAGCGAGATGAGACTCCATCGGTCTGAGTCATTGCACACTTTCACCATCTTCTGCACATAGGCTTCCTGATGGGACACAAAACGAGCAGATGAAGCCGCCGTTCCGACGGACGGGCcatccctcctcccggcccccgagTCGCCCTTCCGAATTACACGCCGCCCCTTCCTCTTATTCAGGCCTTATAAAAACGACTTAGCGAGCAGTTTAAGCCACCCCCCACAACAGGCCCCCAAACGCCAAACCGCAGCAGGGAAAGGAAGGTGGCACGCCTAACCGTGCTGTCTGGCCGGATGGAGGCCGGCCCTCTGGGGGCTGTAGCCCCGTTTTCACTACGATGGCTTTAAGAGATTGCCGGCACACGGGCCTTAGACCAATtgtgatgcaaaaaaaaaaaaaaaaaaaaaatgaggctgGAGATGTCCACAAAGGAAACTCTGTACACCCAAAgtgggggggaggaaagaaaCTGAAGCCTTCTGCAaccagaaaagaaaaagggaaaaaggaaaaaaaaaagtcctcatttccccaacagCCATAACAAGCTCTTTGTTTCAGAGTGATTCTTCATTGCCAGAACACTCTATACCCCAGCTCagagtgggtggggaagggggaaaactTGCGAAGAAACCCATTTAATCTGGGTTTCCACAGAGGCAGGATGCTCAGCGAGGTTTTCTGCAAACCCACGCGTGTGCGAGCATGgtgtggggggtggcggggagacgtGGAGGGTCCGTGCACGGCCCTGCATGGCATAACGGAtcaagcacggccctgggagccgggaggtcatgggttctaatcctgacaccaccacctgtctgctgtgtggccttgggcaaatcacttcacttccctgttccttcatttgtaaatgggggatgaagactgtgagacccacgctggacaggaactgtgtccaaccttatttgcttgtatctaccctggcgcttagcccagtgcctggcacacagtaagcactcaaaaaccacagttattactaagtctctgaccactggcttccctcctactgagactgggagcccactgcgggatccgatcattttgtatctaccccagtgcttagtactatgcctggtatgtagtaagtgcttaataaataccataattatcactattaccccagtgcttagtacagtgtcttgcacgtggtaagcgctcaataaatctgacagtTATTATTCAAATTTCTGACCACTGGCTTCCCTCCTTCTGGGCCACTGAGTCCCTCATGGGATCCAaacatcttgtatctattccggcgcctagtacagcgcttggcaaataataagcacttaataccatacctattattactaccccagtgcttagtacagtgactggcacacaataagcacttagatgccaATAAGAAGAACAGGGCAGCCTTCAAACACTTCCCAACCCCAGGAGGGTGGCTGCCAAAAGGGACCTGGTTGGTGGGGGGGAACCTGGTGTGTGGTTGGATATATCTACGATTCTGCTTATATTGATgacggtttacttgttttgatgtttgcctCCTCACCCCCTAGAACGTGATCCTGGCGTAGGCAAGGatcgtttctctttattgctttccaaagcacttagtacagtaccctgcacatagtaaatgctcagttcattcattcaattgtattgtgcaattcctgtgtgcacagcactggactaagcgcttgggatgtacaattcagcaacagaaagagacaatccctgcccacaatcattaggattgaatgaatgggtgggtaggtagatgggtgggtgggtgggtgagtggacgggtgggtgggtgagtggacgggtgggtgggtggacggGTGGGTGAGTGGACGGGTGGGTGAGTGGACGGGTGGGTGAGTGGACGGGTGGGTGAGTGGACGGGTGGGTGAGTGGACGGGTGGGTGAGTGGACGGGTGGGTGAGTGGACGGGTGGGTGAGTGGACGGGTGGGTGAGTGGACGGGTGGGTGAATGGATAGATGAGTGGATGAATaagtgaatggatggatagatggatgagtgggtggatggatggatgggtgagtggaTGGGTGAGTGGATGGATGGGCGGATGAGTGGaagggtagatggatggataggtgaGTGGATGAATAAGTGAATGGATGGATACATGAGTGAATGGGCGGGATGGACGGGTGAGTGGATGGCTGGGTGGGGGAGTGAGTGGGGTCCGGAGCCCCCAGGGGCCCCAGGGGTCCCTtccccctccgtccctccgtccccgcccccctccccgggcaCCTTGAGGGTGAGGGGAGTGATCTTGTCCTTGTTGACGCCGGGGGGCAAGAAGTCGAGCAGGCAGGCGAGGACCACGTCCTTGACGGTCTGGAACTCGGCCTCGCCGCGCAGGTCGGCGCAGAAGATGAGGTCGAGGTCCTTGTAGCCCAGGCCGCTGTGCTGGTGCAGGACGTGGCTGGCGGCCGAGCCGTTGAGCCGCACGGCCCGGACGGCGATGCTCCGCTCCTCCAGCCGGCCCCGCACCGCCCGCACCACCTGGCGGGGCTGCACCTCCAGGGTGGGGAAGTTGCCGCGCCCGTGCAGGGGCACGCCCTCGCTCAGCAGCCGGTCCAGCCGCTGCACCTGCTCCCAGCTCAGCACGTTGCACTGGGCGCCCGGGGGGTCCCCGTCCGGCTCCGCCATGGCCCGTCTCCTACGGCAACAGCGGGGGCGAAGGACGGGGTTAGACCGGCCCAACGGGCTcccgcctctccctccaccccgggGGAAAAAAAACGTCCCAGCCCGCTCACCTGGGTTCCGGGACCGTCCGGCTGCCGTTCTCCGCCGCCTCGGCACCCTCCCGGGGCTGGCACCGGCTCCTCGGGGTGCAACTGCAGCTGCTAAGGCTGCGACTGCAGCTGCTGAGGGTGCGACTGCAGCTGCTAAGGGTGCAACTGCAGCTAAAGGTGCAAACGCCCTGCTCCGGGTGCAGCTGCACCGACACGGGTGCAAATGCCCCGCTGCGGGTGCAAACGCAGCGAAGGGTGCAGACGCAGCTACTAGAGGTGCAAATGCCCTGCTACGGGTGCAACTGCCCTGCTGCGGGTGCAAATGCCCCGCTGCGCGTGCAACTGCACCGATACGGGTGCAAATGCCCTGCTACCGGTGCAACTGCCCTGCTGCGGGTGCAAATGCCCTGCTGCTGGTGCAACTGCACCGATACGGGTGCAAATGCCCTGCTGCGGGTGCGAATGCAGCTACTGAAGGTGCAACTGCACCGACACGGGCGCAACTGCACCGAGGCAGGTGCAAATGCAGCTAAGGGTGCCAATGCAGCTGCTAAGGGTGCCAATGCAGCTGCTAGGGGTGCCAATGCAGCTGCTAGAGGTGCAAACGCAGCTGCTGAAAGTGCCAATGCAGCTGCCAAGGGTGCAAACGCGACGGCGAGCTCGGGTCCGGGAAGCGCCGTCCTGCTGTGGCCGGGGCGCGGGTCCGGGCCTTTTATACggcgctcggccccgccccctccggtcggtcccgcccctccccgccctccggtGCCCCCTCCCCCCGAGGGCACTGCCCACCGGGCCGGGCCTCCCGTGCCCGCTGCCCCCGGCTCGGCCCCCGGTGGCGGTGCCCCCCGCGCCCGGCCCTCCGACCGCTCGCCCTCCTCTCCGCCGGCCGGGGCGATCGCAGCGGCGGCGCGCGCCCGCGGAGGGGAAACAATGTAGCGACTTCTCCGCGGCCTGGACCAATCGCCGTTGAGCTCCGCCGTGACGTCAcgccccgccctcctcccccgacAGCAACCAGCCAATGGGGAGCGAGAGTGGGCGTGGCCCGTCCCTCTCAATGGGGCGCGCGGCGGCCGTTCGCTGTCGGCCCAGCGGCGGGCCGAGGACGCCCCCTGGCGGAccgcgcccgccccgcccccattttttttttaaaaataacatttataaagcgcttactatgtgccaagcactgttctaagcgctggggacgttacaaggtgatcaggtcgccccacggggcgctcaatcaatcaatcaatcaatcaatcgtatttattgagcgcttgctgtgtgcagagcgctggactaagcgcttgggaggtacaagttggcaacatctagagacggtccctgcacaacagcggcctcacagtctagaagggggagacggacaa
Proteins encoded in this region:
- the TENT5A gene encoding terminal nucleotidyltransferase 5A, which gives rise to MAEPDGDPPGAQCNVLSWEQVQRLDRLLSEGVPLHGRGNFPTLEVQPRQVVRAVRGRLEERSIAVRAVRLNGSAASHVLHQHSGLGYKDLDLIFCADLRGEAEFQTVKDVVLACLLDFLPPGVNKDKITPLTLKEAYVQKMVKVCNDSDRWSLISLSNNSGKNVELKFVDSLRRQFEFSVDSFQIKLDSLLLFYECSENPMTETFHPTIIGESVYGDFQEAFAHLCNKVIATRNPEEIRGGGLLKYCNLLVRGFRAASESEIKSLQRYMCSRFFIDFSDIGEQQRKLESYLQNHFVGLEDRKYDYLMTLHGVVNESTVCLMGHERRQTLNLITMLAIRVLAEQNIIPNVANVTCYYQPAPYVADANFSNYYIAQVQPVFTCQQHTYSTWLPCN